One part of the Acidimicrobiia bacterium genome encodes these proteins:
- a CDS encoding ABC transporter ATP-binding protein, producing the protein MTDARFASEATVEVNDVSKWFGQKVAVSELSCSFGPGVTGLLGPNGAGKTTFLRMMVGLLTPSEGRITLLGESPRGQPDVFKRVGFVHEDEAVYEVFSAREFVTFNAALFGIPEPARAADRALETVGLTDVANRKVGTFSKGMRQRAKVAAALAHDPTVLFLDEPLNGTDPLQRAHLIGLFSDLAERGHTVIVSSHVLHEVERMADRVIAMVDGRLAAAGSVADLRTAMTDIPRRIRIDTDVPRKVAAALLIQDWVEGVRLIDDTIHVEVRDPVALGHRLPALCRDLGARLTRVDPEDTSLESVFRYLVKPR; encoded by the coding sequence GTGACCGATGCCCGCTTCGCTTCCGAAGCCACCGTCGAGGTGAACGACGTCTCGAAGTGGTTCGGACAGAAGGTCGCCGTCTCCGAGCTGTCCTGCTCATTCGGACCCGGGGTAACCGGGCTGCTCGGCCCGAACGGAGCGGGCAAGACCACCTTCCTCAGGATGATGGTCGGACTGCTGACCCCCTCGGAAGGTCGAATCACCCTGCTCGGAGAAAGCCCGCGCGGTCAACCTGATGTGTTCAAGCGGGTCGGGTTCGTCCACGAAGACGAGGCCGTCTACGAGGTGTTCAGCGCCAGGGAGTTCGTCACCTTCAACGCCGCCCTGTTCGGAATCCCGGAGCCGGCCAGAGCCGCCGACCGGGCACTCGAGACGGTCGGGCTCACCGATGTCGCGAATCGCAAGGTGGGAACGTTCAGCAAAGGCATGCGCCAGCGCGCCAAGGTGGCGGCGGCGCTGGCTCACGACCCGACCGTCCTGTTTCTGGACGAACCGCTCAACGGGACCGACCCCCTGCAGCGCGCCCACCTGATAGGACTCTTCAGCGATCTCGCCGAGCGGGGACACACGGTCATCGTCTCGTCTCACGTGTTGCACGAGGTCGAGCGAATGGCCGATCGGGTCATTGCAATGGTCGATGGACGCTTGGCTGCAGCGGGTTCGGTGGCCGACCTTCGCACCGCGATGACGGACATACCGCGTCGCATCCGGATAGACACGGATGTCCCGCGAAAGGTCGCAGCGGCACTCCTCATCCAGGACTGGGTCGAGGGAGTCAGGCTCATCGACGACACCATCCACGTTGAGGTGCGGGACCCGGTTGCCCTCGGGCACCGACTCCCTGCCCTGTGCCGGGACCTGGGAGCTCGCCTGACCCGGGTGGACCCCGAGGACACTTCGCTGGAGAGCGTCTTCCGCTACCTGGTGAAACCGCGATGA
- a CDS encoding ABC transporter ATP-binding protein → MALLKVEHLTHRYGEVTALEDVTLEIPEGRIGLVGANGAGKTTLLRILLGMLHPEQGAIEVLGMPMTREPLEVRSRVGYMPEGACLPKDQTAADFVGYAAELAGLPVRAARRRASEILFLVGLHEERFRFLGDFSTGMVQRVKLAQAIVHDPDLVLLDEPASGLDPEGREDMLSLINRLGEFGISVLFSSHIIGDIEDTCDWVVMLDAGKVLRAGPLGKLEARDSITLEVLGDAAGLVAWLSDRGASVTAQGQVLEVGHTDGDTFDLVRDGLVATGSGIVRMGVASTSLEEAFFLPAEEDPS, encoded by the coding sequence ATGGCGTTGCTCAAGGTCGAGCACCTGACGCATCGATACGGCGAAGTGACCGCCCTAGAAGATGTGACTCTCGAAATTCCCGAGGGTCGGATCGGACTCGTTGGTGCCAACGGGGCAGGCAAGACGACGCTTCTGAGAATCCTGCTCGGCATGTTGCACCCCGAGCAAGGCGCGATCGAAGTCCTCGGCATGCCGATGACCCGGGAACCGCTCGAGGTCCGCTCGCGGGTGGGCTACATGCCGGAAGGCGCTTGTCTCCCGAAGGACCAGACGGCTGCGGATTTCGTCGGCTATGCCGCCGAGCTGGCGGGCCTTCCCGTCCGGGCCGCCCGCCGTCGCGCTTCCGAGATCCTGTTCCTCGTCGGCCTGCACGAGGAGCGATTCCGGTTCCTGGGCGACTTCTCGACGGGAATGGTGCAGAGGGTCAAGCTCGCGCAAGCCATCGTCCACGACCCGGATCTCGTACTGCTCGACGAGCCGGCCTCGGGGCTCGATCCCGAAGGCCGCGAGGACATGCTGAGCCTCATCAACCGGCTCGGAGAGTTCGGGATAAGCGTGCTGTTCTCATCGCACATCATCGGAGACATCGAAGACACCTGCGACTGGGTGGTGATGCTCGATGCCGGGAAGGTGTTGCGCGCCGGACCGCTCGGCAAACTAGAGGCACGGGATTCAATCACCCTGGAGGTCCTCGGCGACGCGGCCGGTCTGGTCGCCTGGCTGTCCGACCGGGGAGCATCCGTGACCGCTCAGGGACAGGTTCTGGAGGTCGGCCATACCGACGGCGACACGTTTGATCTGGTGCGGGACGGTCTGGTAGCCACCGGATCCGGAATCGTGCGCATGGGCGTCGCTTCCACCTCCCTGGAGGAGGCTTTCTTCCTGCCCGCCGAGGAGGATCCTTCGTGA
- a CDS encoding CoA-acylating methylmalonate-semialdehyde dehydrogenase, which produces MEHIHHFIGGKQTPSTSGRTGPVFNPATGLQTAQVDLASVEEVDAAVASAAAAFPGWRATSVAGRVKLMFKFRELVERNAAELAATISAEHGKTEADAVGEVARGLENIEYACGIAETLAGRFTEQASTGIDVYDIRQPLGVCAGITPFNFPAMVPLWMLPNAVAAGNTFILKPSEKDPSASQMIVELFHEAGFPPGVLNLVHGDKVAVDRLLNHPDIKAVSFVGSTPVARHVHETATSNGKRVQALAGAKNHMVVLPDADVDLAADAAVSAAFGSAGERCMAISVVAAVGDIADPLVEAIRARTEVLRIGPGNDPASEMGPLITREHRDRVAGYVDAGESEGAEIVVDGRRQEFDGDGFFLGATVLDKVTPDMSVYRDEIFGPVLVIVRVDSYRQAVDLIAANKWGNGAAIFTRDGGAARQFQFDVDAGMVGINVPIPVPVANFSFGGWGDSLFGDTHMYGPEGLRFFTRGKVVTSRWPDPAKSTVNLGFPTN; this is translated from the coding sequence ATGGAACACATTCATCACTTCATCGGAGGCAAACAGACGCCGAGCACCTCCGGACGGACCGGCCCCGTCTTCAATCCCGCCACGGGCCTGCAGACAGCTCAGGTGGACCTCGCTTCGGTCGAAGAGGTAGATGCGGCCGTCGCCTCGGCCGCCGCCGCCTTCCCCGGCTGGCGGGCCACCTCGGTGGCGGGCAGAGTGAAGCTCATGTTCAAGTTCCGCGAGCTGGTCGAGCGGAACGCTGCCGAACTGGCCGCCACGATCTCTGCCGAGCATGGCAAGACCGAAGCCGACGCCGTCGGCGAGGTCGCCCGCGGGCTCGAGAACATCGAATACGCCTGCGGGATCGCCGAAACGCTCGCCGGACGTTTCACAGAGCAGGCCTCCACCGGAATAGACGTCTACGACATCCGTCAGCCGCTCGGTGTCTGCGCGGGTATCACACCGTTCAACTTCCCTGCCATGGTTCCTCTGTGGATGCTCCCCAACGCCGTCGCCGCCGGGAATACCTTCATCCTGAAGCCCTCGGAGAAGGATCCTTCCGCCTCCCAAATGATCGTTGAGTTGTTCCACGAAGCGGGCTTCCCGCCCGGGGTGCTCAATCTGGTGCACGGCGACAAGGTGGCCGTCGACCGTCTGCTCAACCATCCCGATATCAAGGCGGTCAGCTTCGTGGGTTCCACCCCGGTCGCCCGCCACGTTCACGAGACGGCCACCTCCAACGGCAAGCGAGTACAGGCACTGGCCGGCGCGAAGAACCACATGGTCGTGCTCCCGGACGCCGACGTGGACCTGGCGGCCGACGCGGCCGTCAGCGCCGCGTTCGGCTCCGCAGGTGAACGTTGCATGGCCATCTCGGTCGTCGCCGCCGTCGGAGACATCGCCGATCCGCTGGTGGAAGCAATCCGCGCCCGTACCGAGGTGCTCAGAATCGGCCCCGGCAACGACCCTGCATCTGAGATGGGACCGCTGATCACCCGCGAACACCGGGATCGGGTTGCCGGGTATGTCGATGCAGGAGAATCGGAGGGAGCCGAGATCGTCGTCGACGGTCGCCGGCAGGAGTTCGACGGAGACGGTTTCTTCCTGGGTGCGACGGTGCTCGACAAGGTGACTCCGGACATGAGCGTCTATCGCGATGAGATATTCGGGCCCGTTCTGGTGATAGTGCGCGTCGACTCGTACCGCCAGGCAGTAGACCTGATCGCCGCCAACAAATGGGGCAACGGCGCCGCCATCTTCACGCGTGATGGTGGAGCTGCCAGGCAGTTCCAGTTCGACGTCGATGCGGGGATGGTGGGAATAAACGTCCCGATTCCGGTGCCTGTTGCCAACTTCTCCTTCGGTGGTTGGGGAGATTCCCTGTTTGGGGACACTCACATGTACGGCCCGGAAGGCCTCCGGTTCTTCACCAGGGGCAAGGTCGTCACCAGCAGATGGCCGGATCCGGCGAAAAGCACCGTCAACCTGGGGTTCCCGACCAACTAG
- a CDS encoding aspartate aminotransferase family protein has protein sequence MPTSNQDLHERYRKALPSWLALYYEEPISMERGEGRHVWDVEGNRYLDFFAGILTTMTGYSVPEIVQAVQEQAAKVFHTTTLYTSEPMIELAEMIAELSGIPDAKVFFTNSGSEANDAALMLATGYRKSNQVLALRNSYHGRSFTNIAITSHRSWSPTSLSGLNVNFVQGGYRLRSPFGHLDDDAFIEACVDDLEQVIDMMTSGDVACLIMEPIQGVGGFATPPDGFFGPMKKVLDQYGILLISDEVQTGWGRTGEHFWGYEAHGVTPDILTFAKGVGNGMAMGGVVARAEIMDSLGANSISTFGGNPMASAGALANLRYILDHDLQGNSLRMGRRLRDQLQPVVDATPWIAELRGKGLMLAIETVHPDSNQPDGGAAGKLMELTKRDGLLIGKGGLYGNVLRIAPPLTVTEEEIDEAADILIRAIGELS, from the coding sequence ATGCCCACCTCTAATCAAGACCTGCACGAGCGCTATCGAAAAGCATTGCCTTCATGGCTGGCCCTCTACTACGAGGAGCCGATTTCCATGGAACGCGGAGAAGGCCGCCACGTCTGGGACGTCGAAGGTAACCGCTACCTCGACTTCTTCGCCGGAATCCTCACCACCATGACCGGCTACTCGGTCCCCGAGATCGTCCAGGCGGTCCAGGAACAGGCCGCCAAGGTCTTCCACACCACGACTCTGTACACATCGGAACCGATGATCGAACTCGCCGAGATGATCGCCGAGTTGTCGGGAATACCGGATGCCAAAGTCTTCTTCACCAACTCCGGCAGCGAGGCGAACGATGCGGCACTGATGCTCGCCACCGGCTATCGGAAGTCGAATCAGGTGCTGGCACTTCGCAACAGCTACCACGGGCGTTCTTTCACCAACATCGCAATCACATCGCATCGCTCCTGGTCGCCGACCAGCCTGTCCGGCCTCAACGTAAACTTCGTTCAGGGCGGCTACCGGCTCCGCAGCCCGTTCGGACACCTCGACGACGACGCTTTCATCGAAGCGTGCGTCGACGACCTCGAGCAAGTGATCGACATGATGACCTCTGGCGACGTTGCCTGTTTGATAATGGAACCGATCCAGGGCGTCGGTGGCTTCGCCACTCCGCCCGACGGCTTCTTCGGCCCGATGAAGAAGGTCCTCGACCAGTACGGGATCCTCCTCATCTCCGACGAGGTGCAAACTGGTTGGGGTCGGACCGGCGAACACTTCTGGGGCTACGAGGCCCACGGCGTTACACCCGACATCTTGACTTTCGCCAAAGGCGTCGGCAACGGCATGGCGATGGGCGGAGTGGTGGCCAGAGCGGAGATCATGGACAGCCTCGGCGCCAACTCGATCTCCACCTTCGGAGGCAACCCCATGGCCTCGGCAGGTGCCCTCGCCAACCTTCGGTACATTCTGGATCACGACCTCCAGGGCAACTCCCTGCGGATGGGCCGGCGCTTGCGAGACCAACTGCAGCCCGTCGTCGACGCCACACCGTGGATCGCGGAGCTGCGCGGCAAGGGACTCATGCTGGCCATCGAGACCGTTCATCCCGACAGCAATCAACCGGATGGAGGTGCGGCCGGGAAGCTCATGGAGCTGACCAAGCGAGACGGCCTCCTGATAGGTAAGGGAGGCTTGTACGGCAACGTGCTGCGCATCGCTCCCCCGCTGACGGTCACCGAAGAAGAGATCGACGAAGCGGCCGATATCCTCATCCGTGCCATCGGTGAGCTTTCCTAG
- a CDS encoding aminotransferase class I/II-fold pyridoxal phosphate-dependent enzyme, whose amino-acid sequence MQTNDCSEQNRIELVIAASIAGSDRSPLGIARAVGRLVSGGDLKAADRLPTVRSLAGALGVSPTSVAEAWSILRQSGMIVTDGRRGTFVRVRPDGAGDGRVWKVPVEPGRYASDLSTGTPDPELLPPLGAILRTLGAEPIVTSYLDRPVLEELEYDLLERWPFRPERLTVVNGALDALDRLVSSLVGMGDRVVVENPTFAPIGDLVERAGAEVIGVRLDDEGIDVDDLAGALTRRPSLLILQPRAHNPTGVSMTSQRAAELAQLLEDTDTTVIEDDHSGAVAGAELHTLGRYLPDRVVHVHSFSKAYGPDLRLAAVGGAAPPIDDLVRRRQLGPSWSSRLLQAILHRLLTDPGVDAVLTAAAAAYADRRSRLTRALDGRGIEVGGGSGLNLWLPVHDEQPARVALATRGIGAAPGSPFQIGTADGPHLRITTARVRDGFDELAEHLAEAALSAGVRSLPA is encoded by the coding sequence ATGCAAACGAACGATTGTTCCGAACAAAACAGGATCGAGCTGGTCATCGCAGCTTCGATAGCAGGGTCCGATCGATCCCCGCTCGGTATCGCCCGGGCGGTCGGCCGGCTCGTCTCCGGGGGAGATCTGAAGGCCGCCGATCGTCTGCCGACGGTGCGATCGCTGGCCGGAGCGCTGGGGGTCAGCCCCACATCGGTGGCGGAGGCGTGGTCCATTCTCAGGCAGTCGGGGATGATCGTCACCGACGGTCGCCGGGGAACATTCGTGCGAGTTAGGCCGGACGGAGCCGGCGACGGACGCGTCTGGAAGGTTCCGGTCGAGCCCGGCAGGTATGCGAGCGATCTCAGCACCGGGACGCCGGATCCGGAGCTCCTGCCGCCGCTCGGGGCGATCCTGAGAACCCTCGGTGCCGAGCCGATCGTCACTAGCTATCTCGACCGCCCGGTACTGGAAGAGCTGGAATACGACCTCCTGGAGCGCTGGCCGTTCCGTCCCGAACGTTTGACCGTGGTCAACGGCGCACTGGATGCGCTCGACCGCCTCGTCTCGTCGCTGGTGGGGATGGGTGATCGCGTTGTGGTGGAGAATCCGACGTTCGCCCCGATCGGCGATCTGGTGGAGAGGGCCGGAGCCGAGGTGATCGGTGTGCGGCTCGATGATGAGGGCATCGACGTCGACGATCTGGCCGGCGCCCTGACCCGACGGCCGAGCCTGCTGATCCTGCAACCGCGGGCGCACAATCCGACCGGTGTGAGCATGACCTCGCAGCGGGCCGCCGAACTTGCGCAGTTGCTCGAAGACACCGACACGACGGTCATCGAAGATGATCACTCGGGGGCTGTGGCAGGAGCGGAACTGCACACATTGGGCAGATACCTGCCGGACCGGGTCGTCCACGTCCACAGTTTCTCGAAGGCCTACGGGCCCGACCTGCGTCTGGCCGCGGTGGGCGGAGCAGCTCCGCCGATCGACGACCTCGTGCGGCGCCGCCAGCTCGGTCCATCGTGGAGCAGCCGCCTTCTGCAAGCGATACTCCACCGGCTCCTTACGGATCCGGGTGTGGATGCGGTGCTCACGGCGGCGGCCGCCGCCTACGCCGATCGCCGGAGCCGCCTGACGCGAGCTTTGGACGGGCGCGGGATAGAAGTGGGCGGAGGCTCGGGACTCAATCTCTGGCTGCCGGTTCACGACGAGCAACCGGCGCGGGTGGCGCTTGCCACCCGCGGCATAGGCGCTGCACCGGGCTCACCTTTCCAGATAGGCACGGCAGATGGTCCGCACCTGCGAATCACTACGGCCAGGGTGCGAGACGGTTTCGACGAGCTGGCCGAGCACCTGGCCGAGGCCGCGCTATCCGCCGGGGTGCGTAGCCTGCCTGCCTGA
- the surE gene encoding 5'/3'-nucleotidase SurE produces MSYFLLTNDDGIDSPALIPFYRALAGIAPVRVVVPDRERSWIGKAITRFDEIHVRNIVKEGVEISVADGYPADCAQLGIHSLFGERPMMVISGINVGLNNGLGFFLSSGTVGAAAEGWISGIPAVAFSTGDVRDHRGWAKMAWSGESTPFWEKAAGVSVDVLRSILDVGYPAGVDLLNVNFAADLTVDAPRRITDIAKVGYDNIFREASPGRFVHDFATGLRIDGDIAGTDVEALEKGWVSITPVRLAHGAVIDAATRAALEKG; encoded by the coding sequence ATGTCCTACTTCCTGCTCACCAACGACGACGGAATCGATTCGCCTGCACTGATCCCGTTCTACCGGGCGCTGGCCGGCATCGCACCCGTCCGTGTCGTCGTTCCCGATCGAGAACGAAGCTGGATCGGGAAGGCAATCACCCGGTTCGACGAGATACACGTGCGCAACATCGTCAAGGAGGGGGTGGAGATCTCCGTCGCCGACGGGTACCCGGCGGACTGCGCCCAGCTCGGAATCCACTCCTTGTTCGGAGAGAGACCGATGATGGTGATCTCCGGGATCAACGTCGGGCTGAACAACGGCCTTGGGTTCTTTCTCTCCAGCGGGACCGTCGGAGCGGCGGCCGAGGGCTGGATCTCCGGGATACCCGCAGTGGCGTTTTCAACCGGTGACGTCCGGGACCACCGCGGTTGGGCCAAAATGGCTTGGTCCGGCGAATCGACACCATTCTGGGAAAAGGCAGCAGGCGTCTCTGTGGACGTGCTGCGTTCGATACTCGACGTGGGCTACCCGGCCGGCGTGGACCTGCTCAACGTCAACTTCGCGGCCGACCTGACCGTCGACGCCCCCCGGCGCATCACCGATATCGCCAAGGTCGGATACGACAACATCTTCCGTGAGGCCTCACCCGGCAGATTCGTTCACGACTTCGCAACCGGTTTGCGAATCGACGGAGACATCGCCGGCACCGACGTCGAGGCACTCGAGAAGGGTTGGGTATCCATCACTCCGGTGCGGCTTGCGCACGGAGCGGTGATCGACGCGGCGACCAGGGCAGCTCTGGAAAAGGGGTAG